A section of the Prionailurus bengalensis isolate Pbe53 chromosome C2, Fcat_Pben_1.1_paternal_pri, whole genome shotgun sequence genome encodes:
- the LOC122492386 gene encoding protein CEBPZOS-like, giving the protein MAHTVEPLAKKIFKGVLVVEFVGVFGACFLFNKMDTSQDVRQTMSKKFPFILEVYYKSVEPSGMYGVRE; this is encoded by the coding sequence ATGGCCCACACTGTGGAACCACTGGCCAAGAAGATCTTTAAAGGAGTTTTAGTAGTTGAATTTGTGGGTGTTTTTGGAGcatgttttttgtttaataaGATGGACACAAGCCAAGATGTCAGGCAAACAATGAGCAAGAAATTTCCCTTCATCTTGGAAGTGTATTACAAATCCGTTGAGCCTTCTGGAATGTATGGAGTCAGAGaataa